In Nothobranchius furzeri strain GRZ-AD chromosome 18, NfurGRZ-RIMD1, whole genome shotgun sequence, a single genomic region encodes these proteins:
- the fabp7a gene encoding fatty acid binding protein 7, brain, a has product MVDAFCATWKLIDSQNFDDYMKALGVGFATRQVGNITKPTIVISQDGDKVVVKTLSTFRNTELSAKLGEEFDETTPDDRHVKSTFTMEGDTFVHVQKWDGKETRFVREIKDGKMVMMLTFEGVTAVRTYEKA; this is encoded by the exons ATGGTTGATGCTTTCTGTGCCACGTGGAAACTGATCGACAGCCAGAACTTTGATGATTATATGAAGGCACTAG GTGTTGGTTTTGCCACGAGACAAGTGGGCAACATAACCAAACCGACCATAGTGATCAGCCAAGATGGAGACAAAGTGGTGGTGAAAACTCTGAGCACGTTCAGGAACACTGAGCTGTCTGCCAAGCTGGGAGAGGAGTTTGATGAGACCACACCTGATGACAGACATGTAAAA tccaccttcaccatgGAGGGAGATACATTTGTGCATGTGCAGAAGTGGGATGGAAAAGAGACCAGATTTGTCAGAGAAATCAAGGATGGAAAGATGGTGATG ATGTTGACCTTTGAAGGCGTGACAGCGGTTCGCACATATGAGAAGGCCTGA